The following are from one region of the Alicyclobacillus fastidiosus genome:
- a CDS encoding GIY-YIG nuclease family protein, with amino-acid sequence MLRVFYVYVLECRDGTLYTGYTNHLEHRVEAHNAGRGAKYTRARTPVRLVYCEHMADKSTALRREIEIKKLTRKDKLALIQQFDTTLVPGPNDDQTGH; translated from the coding sequence ATTTTACGAGTGTTTTACGTGTACGTACTCGAGTGTCGAGACGGGACGCTCTACACGGGTTATACCAACCATCTGGAGCATCGCGTGGAGGCGCACAACGCCGGGCGTGGAGCCAAGTACACCCGTGCGCGAACGCCGGTGCGACTGGTCTATTGCGAACACATGGCAGACAAATCGACCGCTCTGCGCCGTGAGATCGAAATTAAAAAACTGACGCGAAAAGACAAATTGGCCTTGATTCAACAATTTGACACGACGCTCGTCCCGGGGCCCAATGACGACCAAACTGGACACTAG
- a CDS encoding NfeD family protein — protein sequence MSWIEWTWLILTFVCIILELLTAGIFFILFAVGTLLAFVVAFFSVSVIDQVVVFAAATLLCLLFLRPFVRRWLHLGRYGKDYTVPDYIEQNIGREAPITRAIPENGTGQVRIGTEVWTARELHHRAVAVGTTVRVVRIEGVTAIVEIVAP from the coding sequence GTGAGCTGGATCGAGTGGACGTGGCTCATTTTGACGTTTGTCTGCATTATTCTCGAACTGTTGACCGCGGGCATTTTCTTTATCTTGTTTGCAGTAGGCACCTTGCTCGCCTTTGTCGTGGCGTTCTTCTCGGTGAGTGTGATCGATCAGGTCGTGGTGTTCGCGGCGGCCACGCTCCTGTGTTTGTTGTTCCTGCGTCCGTTCGTTCGCAGATGGCTTCATTTGGGCCGGTATGGCAAGGACTACACCGTGCCTGACTACATCGAGCAGAACATTGGACGGGAGGCACCTATCACGAGGGCGATTCCGGAGAACGGTACGGGACAGGTTCGCATTGGCACTGAGGTGTGGACGGCACGTGAATTGCATCACCGGGCCGTCGCGGTCGGTACCACCGTGCGCGTCGTCCGCATTGAAGGCGTCACCGCCATTGTTGAGATCGTCGCGCCGTAG